One stretch of Haloterrigena salifodinae DNA includes these proteins:
- a CDS encoding acyltransferase family protein: MSDRIYSIDAMRIIAMAFIITIHTDPFRGVGARGDILNFVIDSSARFAVPFFFVTSGYFFARKIAHCDPVEYFAERVATISSIYVFGLLLSAPVFLAGWVVRAGIENRDIASTVVLKLTEFVSPLALLYYGNSVSEILWFLPALLFSLAIICLFVVFDATKYLVPISLGLHVVGLLGSSYTMFMDVPFEVRDALFFGFFYTSLGYALHSSEWRPSADRSALFLGATVLFGALHLGERYVLGYVVTDETLGHGVYTSSYTIATALVTLSLFLFLLSRPTLGARTPLPDWGKYAVGVYVAHPAVLFALETTADVLEGMGYEIQTTLLWHFALTPATFFGALVVYIGAHRVGAIEIGGSHLPSVRSIGKYVQRQ; encoded by the coding sequence ATGTCCGATCGCATCTACAGCATAGATGCAATGCGCATCATTGCGATGGCGTTTATTATCACAATACACACAGACCCGTTCAGAGGGGTCGGTGCACGCGGCGATATCCTCAACTTCGTTATAGATTCGTCGGCGCGGTTCGCGGTGCCGTTCTTTTTCGTGACGTCCGGATACTTTTTCGCCCGCAAGATCGCTCACTGCGATCCGGTTGAGTATTTCGCCGAGCGAGTGGCGACAATCTCGTCGATCTACGTGTTCGGACTGTTACTCTCTGCGCCGGTGTTCCTCGCGGGGTGGGTCGTCCGCGCCGGTATCGAGAACCGAGACATCGCGAGCACCGTCGTGCTCAAACTGACCGAGTTCGTCTCGCCGCTCGCACTCCTGTACTACGGCAATTCGGTGAGCGAGATCCTCTGGTTCCTGCCGGCGCTGCTCTTCTCGCTCGCGATCATCTGTTTGTTCGTCGTCTTCGACGCCACGAAATACCTGGTTCCGATTTCGCTCGGCCTCCACGTCGTCGGCCTCCTCGGGTCGAGCTACACGATGTTCATGGATGTTCCGTTCGAAGTCAGAGACGCGCTGTTCTTCGGATTCTTTTACACCAGCCTCGGGTACGCGCTCCACTCGAGCGAGTGGCGACCGAGTGCCGATCGAAGCGCGCTCTTTCTCGGCGCAACCGTCCTCTTCGGCGCACTCCACCTGGGCGAACGATACGTTCTGGGATACGTCGTGACGGACGAGACGTTGGGTCACGGCGTCTATACGTCGAGTTACACGATCGCGACGGCGCTGGTCACGCTCTCGCTGTTCCTGTTTCTCCTGTCGCGCCCGACGCTCGGCGCACGGACGCCGCTCCCCGACTGGGGGAAGTACGCCGTCGGCGTTTACGTCGCGCATCCTGCCGTTCTGTTCGCGCTCGAGACGACGGCCGACGTGCTCGAAGGGATGGGATACGAGATTCAAACCACGCTCCTGTGGCACTTCGCGTTGACTCCGGCGACTTTCTTCGGGGCCTTGGTCGTCTATATCGGGGCACATCGCGTCGGTGCGATCGAGATCGGCGGCTCCCACCTCCCGAGCGTTCGATCGATCGGGAAATACGTGCAGCGTCAGTAG
- the btuC gene encoding vitamin B12 ABC transporter permease BtuC — MTRPIRTVAWSGGLVALLAAVVVGSAALGAVSIDPVTVAAAILNAVVVPSGVVVREVIVPGIGIGLPAPGLEYTPIFSFEVKSTHQIIVEDIRLPRIALAATVGFSLAAAGTVMQGFFRNPLADPSIIGVSSGAAAGAVAAIAFPALVPFGSLHFSAFVGALGTAFLVYAIATEGGRTPVATLLLAGVAVQAFLGAMISYMLVQSGDDLRQAVVWMMGHLSNSTWGDVKFALPVTVVGVTILLAYARDLNVLLLGEEDAHHLGVDVERTKLLLLALASLVTAAGVAVAGVIGFVGLVVPHIMRLLVGPDHRILLPTSALAGASFLVATDTIARLGRLPLPFGPAIDTPIVPVGIITAALGAPFFLFLLTRREVHSV; from the coding sequence ATGACGCGCCCGATCCGGACCGTCGCGTGGTCGGGGGGCCTCGTGGCGCTGCTCGCCGCTGTCGTCGTCGGGAGCGCCGCTCTCGGCGCGGTCAGTATCGATCCGGTAACGGTCGCGGCAGCGATACTGAACGCCGTCGTCGTTCCTTCGGGCGTAGTGGTTAGAGAGGTGATCGTTCCGGGTATCGGAATCGGACTGCCGGCCCCCGGCCTCGAGTATACGCCGATCTTCTCGTTCGAGGTCAAGTCGACCCACCAGATCATCGTCGAGGATATTCGACTGCCCCGAATCGCCCTCGCAGCGACGGTCGGGTTTTCCCTGGCGGCCGCGGGAACGGTGATGCAGGGCTTTTTCAGAAATCCGCTAGCCGATCCGTCGATCATCGGCGTCTCGTCGGGGGCCGCAGCGGGCGCGGTCGCGGCGATCGCGTTCCCGGCGCTGGTCCCGTTCGGAAGCCTCCACTTCTCGGCGTTCGTCGGCGCGCTGGGAACGGCGTTTCTCGTCTACGCGATCGCGACCGAGGGCGGACGGACGCCGGTCGCGACGCTCCTGTTGGCCGGCGTCGCCGTCCAGGCGTTTCTCGGCGCGATGATCTCGTACATGCTCGTCCAGAGCGGCGACGACCTCCGACAGGCCGTCGTCTGGATGATGGGCCACCTCAGCAACAGCACGTGGGGCGACGTGAAGTTCGCGCTCCCGGTGACGGTCGTCGGCGTGACGATCCTGTTAGCCTACGCCCGGGACTTGAACGTCCTCCTGCTCGGCGAGGAGGACGCCCACCACCTCGGGGTCGACGTCGAGCGGACCAAACTCCTCCTGCTCGCGCTCGCGAGTCTCGTCACGGCGGCCGGCGTCGCCGTCGCCGGCGTCATCGGCTTCGTCGGCCTCGTCGTCCCACACATCATGCGGCTGCTCGTCGGTCCCGACCACCGGATTCTGTTGCCCACTAGCGCCCTCGCCGGCGCGTCGTTTCTGGTCGCGACCGACACGATCGCGCGACTCGGGAGGCTTCCGCTGCCCTTCGGCCCCGCGATCGACACCCCGATCGTTCCCGTGGGCATCATCACGGCCGCGCTCGGCGCGCCGTTCTTCCTGTTCCTGCTGACCCGCCGGGAGGTGCATTCGGTGTGA
- a CDS encoding PGF-CTERM-anchored ABC transporter substrate-binding protein, whose translation MRQKIAVLAAAVLVLSLLAPAAAGSSGSGTATTTAAEATQAECEYPLEVTDATGETITLEEPPESVVALQPSDARTVFEIGAEDRLVGVPDNPGVSDLETDGIESVTDGYEIQHETVIDLDPDIVLAANTTFDSDIQTLRDAGLTVYQFDEARSIDDVRENTNRTGALTGECAGAAESVQWMDDRLEIVTETLEGTDRPLAYYPMGADGTTPGTDSFIHDVLTTAGVEDLSEEASGTFYPKLSEETIVEEDPEWIIYPDDSDEPRMPDVAEATTAYQSGNLVAVDANQISQPTPQVIYPLLEIVGEVHPEAYAEASADMDGANETDAENETNDGESENEDTIPGFGAPVAVAAALAAVGILARRR comes from the coding sequence ATGCGACAAAAAATCGCCGTTCTCGCTGCAGCCGTCCTCGTTCTCTCTCTGCTCGCTCCCGCCGCGGCTGGGAGCAGTGGAAGTGGAACCGCAACAACGACCGCCGCGGAGGCGACCCAGGCGGAGTGCGAGTACCCGCTCGAAGTAACTGACGCGACGGGCGAAACGATCACGCTCGAGGAACCGCCCGAATCCGTCGTCGCGTTACAGCCGAGCGACGCGCGGACCGTCTTCGAGATCGGCGCCGAGGATCGCCTCGTCGGCGTTCCGGACAACCCGGGGGTCTCTGACCTCGAGACGGACGGCATCGAGTCGGTCACCGACGGGTACGAAATCCAACACGAGACGGTGATCGATCTCGATCCGGACATCGTTCTGGCCGCGAACACCACGTTCGATTCGGATATCCAGACGCTCCGCGACGCGGGCCTCACCGTCTATCAGTTCGACGAGGCCCGGTCGATCGACGACGTCCGCGAAAATACGAACCGGACCGGCGCACTCACCGGTGAGTGCGCCGGCGCCGCGGAGTCCGTCCAGTGGATGGACGACCGCCTCGAGATCGTTACCGAGACGCTCGAGGGGACGGACCGGCCGCTCGCATACTACCCGATGGGAGCCGACGGGACGACGCCCGGAACCGACTCCTTCATTCACGACGTGCTGACGACGGCCGGCGTCGAGGACCTCTCCGAGGAAGCCTCGGGAACGTTCTACCCGAAACTCAGCGAGGAGACGATCGTCGAGGAGGATCCGGAGTGGATCATCTACCCCGACGACTCGGACGAACCGCGGATGCCCGACGTCGCCGAGGCGACGACCGCGTATCAGTCCGGCAACCTCGTCGCCGTCGACGCGAATCAGATCAGCCAACCTACGCCGCAGGTGATCTATCCCCTCCTCGAGATCGTGGGCGAAGTTCACCCGGAGGCGTACGCGGAGGCGAGTGCTGATATGGACGGCGCGAACGAAACCGACGCCGAGAACGAGACGAACGACGGCGAGAGCGAAAACGAGGACACGATCCCCGGCTTTGGGGCCCCTGTCGCGGTCGCCGCAGCGCTCGCCGCCGTCGGCATCCTCGCGCGCCGTCGGTAA
- the srp19 gene encoding signal recognition particle subunit SRP19: protein MVENVIWPAYLDANRTRSEGRRVSQDLAVEEPTVDEIAKAVQQIGYDATIERDKAYSREHWADRGRVVVRGADDSTKNDLVQAVAAYVVAMRD from the coding sequence ATGGTCGAAAACGTCATCTGGCCCGCCTATCTCGACGCGAACCGCACCCGCTCGGAGGGGCGGCGCGTCTCGCAGGATCTCGCGGTCGAAGAGCCGACGGTCGACGAAATCGCGAAAGCCGTCCAGCAGATCGGCTACGACGCCACGATCGAGCGGGACAAGGCCTACTCTCGGGAGCACTGGGCCGATCGCGGTCGCGTCGTCGTCCGCGGCGCCGACGACTCGACGAAAAACGACCTCGTTCAGGCCGTCGCGGCGTACGTCGTCGCGATGCGGGACTGA
- a CDS encoding H/ACA ribonucleoprotein complex subunit GAR1, giving the protein MRRIGSVVRTAQGLAVLRAEDTDDGSNDDSGDRFRDEIGTSVLDDSLESVGRIVDVFGPVDRPYLAVTPDDDVHLPSLVGSTLYAR; this is encoded by the coding sequence GTGCGTCGGATCGGCTCCGTCGTCCGCACCGCGCAGGGACTGGCCGTCCTGCGGGCGGAGGACACCGACGACGGATCGAACGACGACTCCGGCGACCGGTTCCGCGACGAGATCGGGACGTCCGTTCTCGACGACTCCCTCGAGTCGGTCGGTCGAATCGTCGACGTCTTCGGCCCGGTCGACCGCCCGTATCTCGCGGTGACGCCGGACGACGACGTCCACCTGCCATCGCTGGTCGGATCGACGCTGTACGCGCGGTAA
- a CDS encoding presenilin family intramembrane aspartyl protease PSH has translation MNDRTRVLLAVGFTVALFLSVQLGALALVEPFYEGGHQSVENPDDPTNSLVYFGIILVATALMLVTIKYDVEWLIKAMIIGVSVMISWYVFDELIPSVVTVSSVNVAAAAAAVAVGGALLLYPEWYVIDLTGVVMGAGAAALFGISFGLLPALLLLTVLAVYDAISVYGTEHMLELAEGVMALKIPVVLVVPTTLSFSYLDPESTEGVVDGHEAADAESVDDSSPNAASSTNGGPRPDDAPTAGETDADPAADGDDALERDALFIGLGDAVIPTVLVASAAYFLEVGMIDVPVITLNVPALGALLGTIAGLLVLMYMVLKGRPHAGLPLLNGGAIAGYLVGALASGLSLATALGL, from the coding sequence ATGAACGATCGGACGCGAGTCCTTCTCGCCGTCGGATTCACGGTCGCGCTCTTTCTGAGCGTCCAACTCGGCGCGCTGGCGCTGGTCGAACCCTTCTACGAGGGCGGCCACCAGTCCGTCGAGAACCCCGACGATCCGACCAACAGTCTCGTCTACTTCGGTATCATTCTCGTCGCGACCGCGCTCATGCTCGTCACCATCAAGTACGACGTCGAGTGGCTCATCAAGGCCATGATCATCGGCGTCAGCGTGATGATCTCGTGGTACGTCTTCGACGAACTCATCCCGTCCGTGGTCACGGTGAGCTCGGTCAACGTCGCCGCTGCGGCCGCCGCCGTAGCCGTCGGTGGCGCCCTCCTGCTGTATCCCGAGTGGTACGTCATCGACCTCACTGGCGTCGTGATGGGTGCTGGCGCGGCCGCCCTGTTCGGCATCAGCTTCGGGCTCCTCCCCGCGCTGCTGTTGCTGACCGTCCTCGCGGTCTACGACGCGATCAGTGTCTACGGCACCGAGCACATGCTTGAGCTCGCCGAGGGCGTGATGGCGCTCAAGATTCCCGTCGTCCTCGTCGTCCCGACGACGCTCTCCTTTTCCTACCTCGACCCCGAAAGCACCGAGGGCGTCGTCGACGGCCACGAAGCGGCCGACGCCGAGAGCGTCGACGACTCGAGTCCGAACGCAGCCTCGAGCACCAACGGCGGGCCGCGTCCCGACGACGCGCCGACGGCGGGCGAGACCGACGCCGACCCGGCGGCCGACGGGGACGACGCCCTCGAGCGCGACGCCCTCTTCATCGGGCTCGGCGACGCCGTCATTCCGACGGTCCTCGTCGCGAGCGCGGCGTACTTCCTCGAGGTCGGGATGATCGACGTCCCCGTGATCACGTTGAACGTCCCGGCGCTAGGCGCGCTGCTCGGAACGATCGCCGGCCTGCTCGTGCTCATGTACATGGTCCTCAAGGGTCGACCCCACGCGGGACTGCCGCTGCTCAATGGCGGTGCGATCGCCGGCTACCTCGTCGGCGCGCTCGCGAGCGGGCTCTCGCTGGCGACGGCGCTCGGCCTCTGA
- a CDS encoding DUF6517 family protein, with the protein MNRRRFVAAAAAGAVGASAGCLSDLIDDATTFEASPIRVSEDAAGEAGYEYQGTEELVEEREFAGESVEVTNYLTDYTRMIELPGLGSEQEAGVFALVSTPQVSVAGEEFNPVGEMSKAELVEYLQGQYEGLEVGDNIGGRAITKDEIDGLNAAVRFDTWEGSATLQGETEVDVYVDVARAEDGGDHLVVVAVYPDDENVPMESEQDRADTMTAGIQHGDDVDVELKNGDE; encoded by the coding sequence ATGAATCGACGACGTTTCGTTGCCGCGGCTGCAGCCGGTGCCGTCGGCGCATCGGCGGGCTGTCTCAGCGATCTCATCGACGACGCCACGACGTTCGAGGCGTCGCCGATCCGCGTCAGCGAGGACGCGGCCGGGGAGGCCGGCTACGAGTACCAGGGAACCGAAGAGCTCGTCGAAGAGCGGGAGTTCGCCGGCGAGTCGGTCGAAGTCACGAACTACCTCACCGACTACACGCGGATGATCGAACTGCCGGGCCTCGGCTCCGAGCAGGAAGCGGGCGTCTTCGCGCTCGTCTCGACGCCGCAGGTCTCCGTCGCCGGCGAGGAGTTCAACCCTGTCGGGGAGATGTCCAAGGCCGAACTCGTCGAATACCTGCAGGGACAGTACGAGGGCCTCGAGGTCGGCGATAACATCGGCGGCCGGGCCATCACCAAAGACGAGATCGACGGACTCAACGCGGCGGTGCGGTTCGACACGTGGGAGGGATCGGCGACGCTGCAGGGTGAAACCGAAGTCGACGTCTACGTCGACGTCGCCCGGGCCGAAGACGGCGGCGACCACCTCGTCGTCGTCGCCGTCTATCCCGACGACGAGAACGTTCCGATGGAGTCCGAGCAGGACCGCGCCGATACCATGACCGCCGGGATCCAGCACGGCGACGACGTGGATGTCGAACTCAAGAACGGCGACGAGTAA
- the cysS gene encoding cysteine--tRNA ligase: MTLHVTNTLTGEKEPFEPRDPESVLLYYCGLTVSDPPHLGHARSWVHVDVMHRWLEYIGYDVRHVENFTDINEKIVARVGEDDLGEDELDVAETYIERTLADMRSLNLLRAEVYPRVSEHVPEIIDLVETLVEEGYAYESNGSVYFDVTSFEEYGKLSNQELDEIESQGDPDERSEKRHPADFALWKAGAVDESAIEEHRHEGAAPAEEACETSQTWESPWGEGRPGWHIECSAMSMTHLDETLDIHIGGRDLVFPHHENEVAQSEAATGQAFANYWLHCELFQMDDEKMSSSMGNFVTVDDAVDQWGANVLRTFLTAGSYNSKQLYSDETIAEAEERWDRLERAYEAAVEAVDSPDARTKVEDASFREEIETTRESFVAAMNDDFNTREAQSALLSVATAINAHLEDRAEYDYRGLREAVEALEELGDVLGLSFAGETTGTADLAGDVVDLVLEVREREREAGNYERADDLRDELQALGIEVQDTDDGATYRLPSGE, encoded by the coding sequence ATGACCCTGCACGTGACGAACACGTTGACGGGCGAGAAGGAGCCGTTCGAGCCACGGGATCCCGAGAGTGTCCTGCTGTACTACTGTGGCCTGACGGTCTCCGACCCGCCCCACCTGGGCCACGCGCGGTCGTGGGTCCACGTCGACGTCATGCACCGCTGGCTCGAGTACATAGGCTACGACGTGCGTCACGTCGAGAACTTCACCGACATCAACGAGAAGATCGTCGCCCGCGTCGGCGAGGACGACCTGGGCGAGGACGAACTCGACGTCGCCGAGACCTACATCGAACGCACCCTCGCGGACATGCGCTCGCTGAACCTCCTTCGGGCCGAGGTCTACCCCCGCGTCTCCGAGCACGTCCCCGAGATCATCGACCTCGTCGAGACCTTGGTCGAAGAGGGCTACGCCTACGAGTCCAACGGCTCGGTCTACTTCGACGTGACGAGCTTCGAGGAGTACGGCAAGCTCTCGAACCAGGAACTCGACGAGATCGAGTCTCAGGGCGATCCGGACGAGCGCTCGGAAAAGCGCCACCCCGCGGACTTCGCGCTCTGGAAGGCCGGCGCCGTCGACGAGAGCGCGATCGAGGAACACCGCCACGAGGGCGCGGCGCCGGCCGAGGAGGCCTGCGAGACGTCCCAGACGTGGGAATCGCCGTGGGGCGAGGGCCGGCCCGGCTGGCACATCGAGTGCTCGGCGATGAGCATGACCCACCTAGACGAGACGCTGGACATCCACATCGGGGGACGGGACCTCGTCTTCCCCCACCACGAGAACGAGGTCGCCCAGTCCGAGGCCGCCACGGGCCAGGCGTTCGCGAACTACTGGCTCCACTGCGAACTGTTCCAGATGGACGACGAGAAGATGTCCTCGAGTATGGGCAACTTCGTGACCGTCGACGACGCGGTCGACCAGTGGGGAGCGAACGTCCTGCGGACGTTCCTGACCGCGGGGTCGTACAACAGCAAACAGCTCTACTCCGACGAGACGATCGCCGAGGCCGAAGAACGATGGGATCGCCTCGAGCGCGCCTACGAGGCCGCTGTCGAGGCGGTCGACTCCCCCGACGCGCGGACGAAAGTCGAGGACGCGTCGTTCCGCGAGGAGATCGAGACCACCCGGGAGTCGTTCGTCGCGGCGATGAACGACGACTTCAACACGCGCGAGGCCCAGTCCGCGCTGTTGTCGGTCGCGACGGCGATCAACGCTCACCTCGAGGACCGCGCGGAGTACGACTACCGTGGTCTCCGCGAGGCCGTCGAGGCCCTCGAGGAACTCGGCGACGTGCTCGGGCTCTCCTTCGCCGGCGAGACGACCGGGACGGCCGACCTCGCGGGCGACGTCGTCGACCTCGTCCTTGAGGTCCGCGAGCGCGAACGCGAGGCGGGCAACTACGAGCGCGCCGACGACCTGCGCGACGAACTGCAGGCGCTGGGGATCGAGGTCCAGGACACCGACGACGGCGCGACCTATCGGCTGCCCTCCGGCGAGTAG
- a CDS encoding patatin-like phospholipase family protein, with the protein MSDGNGDASQSDATPESTMADSNGPRQIAIACQGGGSHTAFAAGVLRELLANWTADEERFELVGISGTSGGAVNALGVWYGLLTGGPSTAVEILDGIWSDLAATDAFDRLLNDWVRTYTRLDSMGVGLPSVSPYCVPYDDAAQRRLAEILERYIDFDAIPELGGAERPELVVGAVNLERGDFETFTAEDVTEDAVLASAALPTLFEAVEIDGQRYWDGLFSQNPPVHDLMSVPGERTPDELWVVQINPQRRSETPTTLAEIADRRNELGGNISLNQELRFIERINEWIEAGHFDHPDYTVTTTHRIELTGYHHATKLDRDPDFLEELMALGEQRAAAFLADRN; encoded by the coding sequence ATGAGCGACGGAAACGGCGATGCGAGTCAGTCGGACGCGACGCCCGAATCGACGATGGCTGACTCGAACGGGCCGCGACAAATCGCGATCGCCTGTCAGGGCGGTGGGAGCCACACTGCATTCGCGGCGGGCGTGCTCCGCGAACTCCTCGCGAACTGGACAGCGGACGAGGAACGGTTCGAACTGGTCGGCATCAGCGGCACCTCCGGCGGCGCCGTCAATGCGCTGGGCGTCTGGTACGGACTGCTCACCGGCGGCCCGTCGACGGCGGTCGAGATCCTCGACGGAATCTGGAGCGATCTCGCGGCGACCGACGCGTTCGATCGACTCCTCAACGATTGGGTCCGGACCTATACCCGTCTCGACAGTATGGGCGTCGGGCTGCCGAGCGTGAGTCCGTACTGCGTCCCCTACGACGACGCGGCACAGCGGCGACTGGCCGAGATCCTCGAGCGATACATCGACTTCGACGCGATTCCCGAACTCGGCGGCGCCGAGCGACCGGAACTGGTCGTCGGCGCCGTCAACCTCGAGCGGGGCGACTTCGAGACGTTCACCGCCGAGGACGTCACCGAGGACGCGGTGCTCGCCTCCGCGGCGCTGCCGACGTTGTTCGAAGCCGTCGAAATCGACGGGCAGCGCTACTGGGACGGCCTCTTCTCGCAGAATCCGCCGGTGCACGACCTGATGTCGGTCCCCGGCGAGCGGACGCCCGACGAACTCTGGGTCGTTCAGATCAACCCCCAGCGACGGTCGGAGACGCCGACGACGCTTGCGGAGATCGCCGACCGGCGCAACGAACTCGGCGGGAACATCTCGCTGAATCAGGAGCTTCGGTTCATCGAACGGATCAACGAGTGGATCGAGGCGGGCCACTTCGACCATCCCGACTACACGGTGACGACGACCCATCGAATCGAACTCACGGGGTATCACCACGCGACCAAACTCGACCGTGATCCCGATTTCCTCGAGGAACTGATGGCGCTGGGGGAGCAGCGGGCCGCGGCGTTCCTCGCCGATCGGAACTAA
- a CDS encoding DUF7523 family protein, whose translation MSLAAETRRTAEEHPFLVTALRAGIVNYTAAARFLEVDGETDAIATALRRYAEELSAYETDSRDVRVRMESGIGSVDGDAEALLTVGEAAFAPDGGDGDHTAIVAAGAVDASALAAVLRRLSLEEITPIAAGVGEGSLLVVVDRLAGANALRAVEDALAAVPTE comes from the coding sequence ATGTCACTGGCCGCCGAGACCCGGCGCACGGCCGAGGAGCATCCGTTTCTCGTGACGGCACTGCGCGCGGGAATCGTCAACTACACCGCCGCCGCCCGGTTCCTCGAGGTGGACGGCGAGACCGACGCGATCGCGACGGCACTGCGCCGCTACGCCGAGGAGTTGTCGGCCTACGAAACGGACTCGCGCGACGTTCGCGTGCGCATGGAAAGCGGAATCGGGTCTGTCGACGGCGACGCGGAGGCGCTGCTCACCGTCGGCGAAGCGGCCTTCGCTCCCGACGGCGGCGACGGCGACCACACGGCGATCGTCGCGGCCGGGGCCGTCGACGCGTCTGCGCTCGCCGCAGTCCTCCGGCGGTTGTCACTCGAGGAGATCACACCGATCGCGGCCGGCGTCGGCGAGGGGTCGCTGCTGGTCGTCGTCGATCGGCTGGCGGGTGCGAACGCGTTACGGGCCGTCGAGGACGCGCTCGCAGCCGTGCCGACCGAATAG
- a CDS encoding BolA/IbaG family iron-sulfur metabolism protein, whose product MQLADVEELIESNLEDATATVTHARDEHDDDHLAATVVSPAFEGQPLVQQHQQVYDALDDHMTTDIHALELSTYTPEEYEEYEG is encoded by the coding sequence ATGCAACTGGCAGACGTCGAGGAACTCATCGAATCGAACCTCGAGGACGCGACGGCGACGGTCACGCACGCGCGAGACGAACACGACGACGATCACCTCGCGGCGACGGTCGTTTCGCCCGCGTTCGAGGGCCAGCCGCTGGTCCAGCAACACCAGCAGGTCTACGACGCCCTCGACGACCACATGACGACCGACATCCACGCCCTCGAGCTGTCGACCTACACGCCCGAGGAATACGAGGAGTACGAGGGCTAA
- a CDS encoding PH domain-containing protein, whose translation MESLHPRVRLLWIAQGALAAIGLGVGLAAVDRWLVDVPTVAFGVIVALGFVLGVAYAVRRYGVWRFEIESDALYLERGVVTFVETAVPFVRVQHVDTQFGPVERVFGLSSVVVYTAGSRNADVRIPGLTPERAEKIQDTLRQLATESDATDAV comes from the coding sequence ATGGAATCGCTTCACCCCCGCGTTCGACTCCTCTGGATCGCCCAGGGAGCGCTCGCGGCGATCGGTCTCGGCGTCGGACTCGCCGCCGTCGACCGGTGGCTCGTCGACGTTCCGACGGTCGCCTTCGGCGTCATCGTTGCACTCGGCTTCGTCCTCGGCGTCGCCTACGCCGTCCGACGCTACGGCGTCTGGCGGTTCGAGATCGAGTCGGACGCGCTCTACCTCGAACGGGGCGTCGTCACCTTCGTCGAGACCGCGGTCCCGTTCGTCCGGGTCCAGCACGTCGACACGCAGTTCGGTCCCGTCGAACGCGTCTTCGGCCTCTCGAGCGTGGTCGTCTACACGGCGGGCTCGCGGAACGCCGACGTTCGCATTCCGGGGCTGACGCCGGAGCGCGCAGAGAAGATCCAGGATACGCTCCGCCAACTCGCCACCGAGAGCGACGCTACCGACGCCGTCTGA